In Gopherus flavomarginatus isolate rGopFla2 chromosome 1, rGopFla2.mat.asm, whole genome shotgun sequence, a single genomic region encodes these proteins:
- the DENND2A gene encoding DENN domain-containing protein 2A → MPGADTMTASKAVDVSSKPENGVCKSIERVKLASKNYTNTVKELERLWFGSSSENYSEGASFTLSLGPKAKQVSPVVKSPLKSLENLMLDPRLDCFQQNMLSPKIIISGPSVDLNVKESSNIIRRQIGGTQNLHSAGKVSLRNKPFSIKDKISEWEGKKETPSPLGSRKEEEPGVKEELKMPCVVEKMSGEVFGPRKVDTKRLITWELECKGLGKENERRVGTSKSMRQGTERKVEMQEKEEEIDSSVGKCKEVKGGKWEVQKENLSVLTQVKKLEQALKEGSAELQPQLPGTYYSPHCLQEKADEGQIFPEDQESVCGSELNKRLLSLDSEISEPIFGTLEEVKASQVKCKDHSMENVYTEPGIPEKKPFINPLPKPRRTFKHEGEEGWIPAARNKRNLPPLPSIPPPPLPSSPPPSAVSRRLWNGKHKNNADHRKSYEFEDLLQSSSENGRVDWYAQTKLALTRTLSEENVYEDILDPPSKENPYEDIEMNSRCLGKKCVLTFPASPTSSVPGTPPKLLSKPIFFRQNSERRSFKLLDIRKLSRDGTGSPSKISPPSTPSSPDDTFFSLGDSQNGKRRRKIPKLVLKINAIYEARRGKKRVKRLSQSTESNSGKVTDENSESDSDTEEKLKAHSQRLVHVKSRLKQAPRYQTLERDLIEYQERQLFEYFVVVSLHKKQAGAAYVPEVTQQFPLKLERSFKFMREAEDQLKAIPQFCFPDAKDWVPIYQFASETFSFVLTGEDGSRRFGYCRRLLPSGKGKRLPEVYCIVSRLGCFNLFSKILDEVEKRRGISPALVQPLMRSVMEAPFPALGRTITVKNFLPGSGTEVIELRRPLDSRLEHVDFESLFSSLSVRHLSRVFASLLLERRVIFIADKLSTLSKCCHAMVALLYPFTWQHTYIPVLPPSMIDIVCSPTPFLIGLLTSSLPRLKELPVEEVLVVDLVNNRFLRQMEDEDSILPRKLQAALEHILEQRNELASDKEESSLSGRHESSPLNEVVSEAFVRFFVEIMGHYSLFLTPSEREERTLQREAFRKSVSSKSLRRFLEVFMETQMFGGFIQERELRKQGVKGLFEVRAQEYLETLPSGEQSGVNKFLKGLGSKMKFLHKK, encoded by the exons GGTCAAGCTTGCAAGTAAAAATTATACAAACACTGTGAAGGAATTAGAAAGACTTTGGTTTGGGTCTTCAAGTGAAAATTATTCTGAAGGTGCCAGTTTCACTCTAAGTCTAGGACCTAAAGCTAAACAAGTTTCTCCTGTGGtgaaaagcccactgaaatcactggagaACTTGATGCTGGATCCAAGGCTAGACTGCTTTCAGCAGAACATGCTGAGTCCCAAAATAATTATCAGTGGCCCATCTGTGGATCTTAATGTCAAGGAGAGCAGCAACATCATAAGGAGGCAGATAGGAGGCACTCAGAATTTACACTCAGCTGGGAAAGTCAGTTTGAGGAATAAGCCCTTCAGTATCAAGGACAAGATTTCCGagtgggaagggaaaaaggaaacGCCTTCTCCTCTGGGCAGTCggaaggaggaggagccaggagtTAAAGAGGAGCTCAAGATGCCGTGTGTGGTGGAGAAGATGAGTGGGGAAGTTTTTGGGCCTAGGAAAGTGGACACCAAGAGACTTATAACCTGGGAGTTGGAATGCAAAGGGCTAGGCAAAGAGAATGAAAGAAGAGTTGGCACTTCAAAGAGCATGCGGCAGGGaacagagaggaaagtggaaatgcaggagaaagaagaggagattGATTCCAGTGTTGGAAAATGCAAGGAGGTGAAAGGTGGTAAGTGGGAGGTCCAGAAAGAGAACCTTTCAGTACTGACTCAGGTCAAGAAACTGGAGCAGGCCTTGAAAGAAGGATCAGCAGAATTGCAGCCACAGTTGCCAGGTACTTATTATTCCCCACATTGTCTGCAGGAGAAGGCAGATGAGGGACAAATCTTTCCAGAGGACCAGGAAAGTGTATGTGGCTCTGAACTCAATAAGAGGCTCCTCAGCTTAGACTCAGAAATCAGTGAGCCAATTTTTGGGACTCTGGAAGAGGTGAAAGCATCTCAAGTGAAATGCAAGGATCACAGCATGGAGAATGTGTACACAGAACCAGGGATACCAGAGAAGAAACCCTTCATCAACCCACTTCCAAAGCCCAGGCGAACTTTCAAACATGAGGGAGAAGAGGGATGGATTCCGGCAGCTAGAAATAAGAGAAACTTGCCCCCTCTGCCATCTAtacctccccctcctctcccttcttctcctcccccatcaGCTGTCAGCAGAAGACTATGGAATGGGAAACATAAGAATAATGCTGACCACAG GAAGTCCTATGAGTTTGAAGACTTGCTGCAGTCGTCGTCCGAGAATGGCAGGGTGGATTGGTATGCTCAGACCAAGCTGGCCCTCACACGCACTTTATCTGAGGAAAACGTCTACGAAGACATTTTGG ATCCACCATCGAAGGAAAACCCCTACGAAGACATTGAGATGAACAGTCGCTGCCTGGGGAAGAAATGTGTCCTGACTTTCCCAGCATCCCCCACCTCTTCTGTACCTGGCACGCCCCCCAAG ttgcTTTCCAAACCCATTTTCTTTCGACAAAACTCAGAGCGGCGGAGTTTCAAACTGCTGGACATACGGAAACTGAGCCGTGACGGTACTGGGTCCCCTTCCAAAATCAGCCCTCCCTCTACCCCCAGCAGTCCAGATGATACCTTCTTCTCCCTGGGAGATTCTCAGAATGGCAAGAGGAGAAGGAAGATTCCCAAG CTGGTATTGAAAATCAATGCCATTTATGAGGCCCGAAGGGGAAAGAAGCGTGTCAAGAGGCTGTCCCAGTCTACGGAGAGCAATTCAGGGAAAG TTACAGATGAGAACAGTGAATCGGACAGTGACACGGAAGAGAAACTGAAAG ctCACAGTCAACGGCTGGTACATGTGAAGTCCCGCCTGAAGCAAGCCCCACGGTATCAAACCTTGGAGCGGGACTTGATTGAGTACCAAGAGAGGCAGCTGTTTGAGTACTTCGTCGTGGTATCACTGCACAAGAAACAGGCTGGGGCTGCATATGTCCCTGAAGTCACCCAGCAGTTTCCATTAAAG CTCGAGCGTTCCTTCAAATTCATGCGAGAGGCAGAGGATCAGTTGAAAGCTATTCCTCAGTTTTGCTTCCCCGATGCTAAGGACTGGGTGCCCATCTACCAATTTGCCAG TGAGACCTTCTCCTTTGTCCTGACTGGTGAGGATGGGAGTAGACGGTTTGGATATTGCAGAAGGCTACTG CCCAGTGGGAAAGGGAAGCGTCTCCCTGAAGTTTACTGCATTGTGAGCCGCCTTGGATGCTTCAACCTCTTCTCtaag ATCTTAGACGAGGTTGAGAAAAGACGGGGGATTTCCCCTGCTTTGGTGCAGCCTCTCATGAGGAGTGTCATGGAAGCTCCTTTCCCTGCGCTGGGCCGGACCATCACAGTCAAGAACTTCCTACCAGGCTCAGGGACTGAA GTAATTGAGCTGCGGCGGCCTCTGGACTCGAGACTTGAGCATGTTGATTTTGAGTCCCTGTTCTCCTCTCTCAGCGTCCGGCACCTGAGCCGAGTGTTTGCATCCCTGCTTCTGGAGAGAAGAGTGATCTTTATAGCAGACAAGCTCAG CACCTTGTCGAAGTGTTGCCATGCCATGGTGGCTCTCCTCTACCCCTTCACCTGGCAGCACACCTATATCCCTGTGTTGCCGCCTTCCATGATTGACATTGTGTGCTCACCAACCCCTTTCCTGATTGGCCTGCTCACCAGCTCACTGCCTCGCCTCAAGGAGCTACCAGTGGAAGAG GTCCTTGTGGTTGACCTTGTTAATAACCGGTTCCTCAGACAG ATGGAGGATGAGGACTCCATCCTGCCTCGGAAGCTGCAGGCGGCGCTAGAGCACATCCTGGAGCAGAGGAATGAGCTGGCTAGCGACAAGGAGGAGAGCTCTCTGAGTGGCAGACACG AGTCCAGCCCCTTGAACGAAGTGGTATCTGAAGCCTTTGTTCGTTTCTTCGTGGAGATCATGGGCCACTACTCCCTGTTCCTGACCCCCAGTGAGCGAGAGGAGCGGACCCTACAGCGGGAGGCCTTCCGCAAGTCTGTCTCCTCCAAGAGCCTTCGACGCTTCCTGGAGGTCTTTATGGAAACCCAGATGTTTGGGGGATTCATTCAGGAACGGGAGCTGCGGAAACAGGGGGTCAAAG GTCTGTTTGAGGTACGTGCCCAAGAGTACCTGGAAACGCTCcccagtggggagcagagtggagttaATAAATTCCTG